From the genome of Actinacidiphila yeochonensis CN732, one region includes:
- a CDS encoding PH domain-containing protein: MTRSKNQPPGSTAPVEPGQPQYADRAYRSRAGIVGGVLLLALAGWIGGDAVARGTGRTPWLALAALLLAVPLIVAFTLRPAVFANDDEIRVRNPFRTITLLWGGVDALRARYSTELLAGDRKFQLWAIPVSIRGRKRAARQTVRAQDPNRRDPFGLGNVPRRPPAGIAEDGTIRSWGDQALAELRELNERHDTEEASKAARARRKAEQEGGPEAVAALDAQVTERPEPSVRWAYEVIGPAVAGLVVLVILLATG, encoded by the coding sequence ATGACGCGCTCCAAGAACCAGCCGCCCGGGTCCACGGCCCCCGTCGAACCGGGGCAGCCGCAGTACGCCGACCGTGCCTACCGGTCCAGGGCCGGCATCGTCGGCGGCGTGCTGCTGCTGGCGCTGGCGGGCTGGATCGGCGGTGACGCGGTGGCCCGGGGCACCGGGCGCACGCCCTGGCTGGCGCTGGCCGCCCTGCTGCTCGCGGTCCCGCTGATCGTCGCGTTCACCCTGCGTCCCGCCGTCTTCGCCAACGACGACGAGATCCGGGTCCGCAACCCCTTCCGGACCATCACCCTCCTGTGGGGCGGCGTGGACGCGCTGCGCGCCCGCTACTCCACGGAGCTGCTGGCCGGGGACCGCAAGTTCCAGCTGTGGGCGATCCCCGTCTCCATCCGGGGCCGCAAGCGTGCCGCCCGCCAGACCGTCCGGGCCCAGGACCCGAACCGCCGCGACCCGTTCGGCCTCGGCAACGTCCCGCGCCGCCCCCCGGCCGGCATCGCGGAGGACGGCACCATCCGGTCCTGGGGCGACCAGGCGCTGGCCGAGCTGCGCGAGCTGAACGAGCGGCACGACACCGAGGAGGCGTCCAAGGCCGCGCGTGCCCGCCGCAAGGCGGAGCAGGAGGGCGGCCCGGAGGCGGTGGCGGCGCTGGACGCCCAGGTGACCGAGCGCCCCGAGCCGAGCGTGCGCTGGGCGTACGAGGTGATCGGCCCGGCCGTGGCGGGCCTGGTCGTCCTGGTGATCCTCCTCGCGACGGGCTGA